In one Leishmania panamensis strain MHOM/PA/94/PSC-1 chromosome 14 sequence genomic region, the following are encoded:
- a CDS encoding fatty acid elongase, putative (TriTrypDB/GeneDB-style sysID: LpmP.14.0700): protein MNLLTQHLQAIADSIDFPLVDRWLENHIDVPIVAVVLYVILVHVVSDKFMKHRPPYNLRFLNIVWNLLLSAFSFLGVYYCVPRLYELVTAPVISGLEPSSLRYIASMTPAMHRNIIIPDGFREGVDAVAVRGSLDTSLCVFNVGMYRRGIPGLLCLAFILSKIPEMLDTAFLVFQKKPVIFLHWYHHVTVMLYCWHGWITLTSSGLWFAAMNFFVHTIMYFYYFVAACGYGKYVRPIAPLITFLQIMQMVIGSLIAVYVFYMDQLGDGCDCSSSNTRLALIMYVSYLLLFSHFFRSRYIRKTSKKAAPSSLPVTTDIVKKHK from the coding sequence ATGAACCTTCTCACGCAACACCTGCAGGCCATAGCGGACTCCATCGACTTCCCACTGGTGGATCGCTGGCTGGAAAACCACATCGATGTCCCCATCGTCGCCGTTGTGCTCTACGTGATCCTTGTTCATGTTGTGAGCGATAAATTCATGAAGCACCGCCCGCCCTACAACCTGCGCTTCCTAAACATCGTGTGGAACTTGTTATTGTCTGCGTTTTCCTTTCTTGGCGTTTACTACTGTGTGCCGCGGCTGTACGAATTGGTGACAGCGCCGGTGATCAGCGGGTTGGAGCCGAGCTCGCTGCGGTACATCGCGAGCATGACGCCAGCCATGCACCGCAACATCATCATCCCAGACGGATTCCGAGAGGGGGTTGATGCGGTAGCCGTGCGCGGCTCTCTGGACACGTCGCTCTGCGTCTTTAACGTCGGCATGTACCGCCGCGGCATCCCCGGACTTCTCTGCCTGGCCTTCATCCTCAGCAAGATTCCTGAGATGCTCGACACTGCCTTCCTCGTCTTTCAGAAGAAGCCCGTCATCTTCCTGCACTGGTACCACCACGTCACCGTCATGCTGTACTGCTGGCACGGGTGGATAACGCTGACGAGCAGTGGACTGTGGTTTGCCGCCATGAACTTCTTTGTGCATACCATCATGTACTTCTACTATTTTGTGGCGGCCTGCGGGTACGGCAAGTACGTACGCCCCATCGCGCCGCTCATCACCTTCCTGCAGATTATGCAGATGGTGATCGGCAGCCTCATTGCCGTGTACGTCTTCTACATGGACCAACTCGGCGATggctgcgactgcagctcGTCGAACACAAGGCTAGCGCTAATTATGTACGTCTcctacctcctcctcttcagccACTTCTTCCGTAGCCGGTACATCAGGAAGACGTCAAAGAAGGCCGCACCGTCGTCACTGCCAGTGACGACGGACATTGTCAAGAAACACAAGTGA